The Geobacillus genomosp. 3 genome segment CGCGTCGATTTTTTGAACTCTTTTAATGTTGTGCCAAAAGCGCGCCCAATTTCGGGAAGTTTGGACGGCCCGAAGATGATTAAGGCGATGACTAAAATAAGGATTAGTCCTGGAATTCCTATGTTTTGCAACATGTCAATATCCTCCTGATTTTTAGTTGTCATTTTCGTGTGCAAACGGATTATCCGTTTGCACACGGTTTTTCATCTATTTATTGAAATGCCCTCCTTGCACAGCTACGAGACAAGAACGGCCGAAACGATGGCCCGGATAAGGATTCCACGTCTCCGGATGTTGTACATCTAAAAATAATGTACGCTCATCGGGGGTGAACCACGGGCCGGTGACTTCGCATCCCTTTGGCCCCGATGCAAATTGGAACGGCTCCCCGTAATGTTTGCCGTCAGTCGGAATCATAAACACCCCACAGTTTTTGTAGGCGGCGTACACATTATCTTCCGTTGCATAAAAGTCTTCAACCACCCAAAGGTTTCCTTTGCTATCAAAGTGGAGGTTGTCCGGGCACGTAATGCCGCTTTGGCGTCCGCCGGCAATAAATACTTCAAAAGTGAACTTATCGCTTCCGTGATCACCATCTGCAGGGATAAAACGAATAATTTGACCATGGAAATTTCCGTGCTTCGAATTATTTGTTAACGATAAAAAGACACTTCCATCATAAGGATGAATTTCGACATCTTCCGGGCGATCAAGCGGTGTGGCCTTAACCGCGACACCTGCTTCCCGCGCGTAAGTCAGTACGTCCGCTTGGCTGGTGAAAAACTTTTTGCCGTTCTTTTCGTAATTTTGCAAATCTGTATTCGTTTCGTAGTCGAGCGCGATCCATTTTTGTTTTCCGAGATCGGCGACATACAATGTTCCGCTTTCTAAAATATCGAAGTTGGCCTCGCGGCTATTCGGATTATATTTCTTTCGGCTAATGAACTTATAGAAAAAGGCGTCGCTTTTGTCATCACCCATGTAAACGGCAACTCTGCCATCCTTTGTCAAGGACATAGCTGTATTTTCATGGGCGAAGCGTCCGAGCGCGGTATGTTTGCGTATCGGTGCATCTGGGTTAAACGGATCAACTTCTACAACCCATCCATAATGCTCGTTGATAAAATCAGGCCATCCGTAGTCGTCGCCGTAATATGTATTCTCTTCACAGGAAAGAACGGTGTTCCAAAGCGTTCTTCCGCCGCTGCAGTTGCCAAGCGTTCCTATTACCGTTTTGGCCCCTTTTACCGCCCTGCTCCCGCTTGCGGGACCGGTCAGCACAATCGGAGTGTTCGCATCGATCCGGCGGTTGTATTGGTCGTCTTTTACTACTTTCCATTCCCCTTTTTCTTTTTTAACGTGAATAATAGAGCCGCCGACAGCTTCTTTCTCCATTTTTAACAATTCGGGATAGCGTGAAAGGTTGGATTTGTCAAACTTACTCGGGTCAATTCCGAGTATGTTCATGTAGTTTTCTGGCTCAGGAAATTCATGGTTGATCCAAATCAATCCTTCTTCGGAGTTGTTGCCGCCTGTCAGGCTATCGATCGGAAAGTAGACCGTAAGATCAGCCGAGTCACCGAACCGCTCCCCTTTCGAGTTAATGACATCCCCATATGAAGCAATAATGTTGTATCGATAACCTGTCGGCAAGACTAAATCGTTTTCCCATGTGCGGCTGATCGGCTTAAAAGGCGCGGTGAGCGGTTTACCCTTTCCGTGAGGCTGGCCGTTCATCAAGTGGTTGGCGGTCAAGGCGTCGGCCTTCGCGGTTAATGTCTCAATGCCGGATGATGCCGCGACTAGGGCGGCCGTGCTGCTTCCTACATATTTTAAGAATAAACGGCGATCCATCGTTCCCGATTCCCCCTTTAGTCGTTAGTGGACTTACAGTTATGATTGTATAGAGCCAAAAAGGAAATGTGAATAAAATGAATGTAAATGATTGTTAATTTTCTATAAATATTTTAATTATCTGTAAATAGCGGTGTCGTTGCCAGATTGTACGGGATCAGTGCCGCTGTTGGTAAAATAGCCACATAACTTGAAGCCAAGGGCATTGTCAAACAGTTAGGTTAACTGGATCGATGGAGACAAAAAGGCCGGGGTAGACCGTTTCCCTTAACGCATATATTTTGCTTTTTCTTGTCGGTTTTTCCATAATAGAGTTATACTGATGTTGGAGGGGGAATCACCGTGAACAGCTTGCAAGATTGCGCGGTTTTACATAACGGGGTGCAAATGCCTTGGGTCGGCCTTGGCGTCTACAAAGTGAAAGAGGGAGACGAAGTGAAAAGCGCCGTGCGCACCGCGTTGGAAGTTGGCTATCGCCATATCGATACAGCTGCTTTTTATGAAAATGAGGAAGGGGTCGGTCAGGCGA includes the following:
- a CDS encoding twin-arginine translocase TatA/TatE family subunit — encoded protein: MLQNIGIPGLILILVIALIIFGPSKLPEIGRAFGTTLKEFKKSTRELVADDEPNKTLPTNNKVEKTS
- a CDS encoding PhoX family protein, yielding MTANHLMNGQPHGKGKPLTAPFKPISRTWENDLVLPTGYRYNIIASYGDVINSKGERFGDSADLTVYFPIDSLTGGNNSEEGLIWINHEFPEPENYMNILGIDPSKFDKSNLSRYPELLKMEKEAVGGSIIHVKKEKGEWKVVKDDQYNRRIDANTPIVLTGPASGSRAVKGAKTVIGTLGNCSGGRTLWNTVLSCEENTYYGDDYGWPDFINEHYGWVVEVDPFNPDAPIRKHTALGRFAHENTAMSLTKDGRVAVYMGDDKSDAFFYKFISRKKYNPNSREANFDILESGTLYVADLGKQKWIALDYETNTDLQNYEKNGKKFFTSQADVLTYAREAGVAVKATPLDRPEDVEIHPYDGSVFLSLTNNSKHGNFHGQIIRFIPADGDHGSDKFTFEVFIAGGRQSGITCPDNLHFDSKGNLWVVEDFYATEDNVYAAYKNCGVFMIPTDGKHYGEPFQFASGPKGCEVTGPWFTPDERTLFLDVQHPETWNPYPGHRFGRSCLVAVQGGHFNK